One window from the genome of Aeromonas sp. FDAARGOS 1405 encodes:
- the purN gene encoding phosphoribosylglycinamide formyltransferase, translating into MKRILVLISGSGSNLQAILDHCASGKIAGEVVGVISNKADSYGLVRAREAGVATSILAQQQFASREEYDAALLALMSDYQPDLVVLAGFMRILSGDLVRHFAGRMINIHPSLLPKYQGLHTHQRAIDAGDSEHGASVHFVTEELDGGPVILQARVPIFEGDSADEVAARVQAQEHSIYPLVVRWFCEGRLQMVDGAVQLDGTLLGAAGYACE; encoded by the coding sequence ATGAAACGCATCCTGGTGCTAATCTCCGGCAGCGGCAGCAACCTGCAGGCGATCCTCGACCACTGTGCCAGCGGCAAGATTGCCGGTGAGGTGGTCGGCGTCATCAGCAACAAGGCCGATTCCTATGGTCTGGTTCGCGCCAGAGAGGCAGGCGTGGCGACCTCTATTCTGGCCCAGCAGCAGTTTGCCAGCCGGGAGGAGTATGACGCCGCCCTGCTTGCGCTGATGTCAGACTATCAGCCGGACTTGGTGGTGCTGGCCGGGTTTATGCGGATATTGAGCGGCGATCTGGTGCGCCATTTCGCCGGGCGGATGATCAATATCCACCCCTCCCTGCTGCCCAAGTATCAGGGCTTGCACACTCACCAGCGTGCTATCGATGCCGGTGATAGCGAGCATGGCGCCAGCGTCCACTTCGTCACCGAAGAGCTGGATGGTGGCCCGGTGATCCTGCAGGCCCGTGTGCCCATCTTTGAAGGAGACAGTGCGGACGAGGTAGCGGCACGGGTACAGGCGCAGGAGCACAGCATCTATCCGCTGGTGGTACGCTGGTTCTGCGAAGGCAGGCTGCAGATGGTTGATGGCGCCGTACAACTGGATGGCACCTTGCTGGGTGCCGCGGGTTACGCCTGCGAGTAA
- a CDS encoding PAS domain-containing sensor histidine kinase encodes MTIQQQDMPLQSHEVSQLYAIFKALPTGVLLLDGAGVVTRANPAAISLLGEPLEGELWRRIIARCFEPREDDGHEISLRDGRRVQLSTQPLPDQSGQLVFINDLTETRKLQDRINHMKRLSALGNMAASLAHQIRTPLSAAMLYAANLANRTLKPESRSQFQQKLMARLQDLEKQINDILLFARNGDNQVVTPISVQGLLAEVQAGAEAFCQQQGCELHMEAPEPDLCLLANSSALAGAINNLIANAQQAGATSLLVSAVRSGARVEMRVIDNGKGIPSHQLGQVFEPFFTTRSQGTGLGLAVVQSVVRAHQGEVGVASVPGEGTCFTLSFPLHQQPVQLGGVA; translated from the coding sequence ATGACGATCCAGCAGCAGGACATGCCACTCCAGTCCCACGAAGTGAGCCAGCTCTATGCCATCTTCAAGGCGCTCCCCACCGGGGTGTTGCTGCTTGACGGGGCTGGGGTGGTCACCCGCGCGAATCCGGCAGCCATCTCACTGCTGGGGGAGCCGCTGGAAGGAGAGCTCTGGCGCCGCATCATTGCCCGCTGTTTTGAACCACGTGAGGATGATGGCCACGAGATCTCCCTGCGCGACGGACGACGGGTCCAGCTTTCTACCCAGCCGCTGCCGGATCAGAGCGGCCAGCTGGTCTTTATCAATGACCTCACTGAAACCCGCAAGCTTCAGGATCGCATCAACCACATGAAGCGGCTGTCGGCGCTGGGCAATATGGCGGCTTCACTCGCCCACCAGATCCGCACTCCGCTCTCCGCCGCCATGCTCTATGCCGCCAACCTGGCCAACCGTACCCTCAAGCCGGAGTCCCGCAGCCAGTTTCAGCAAAAGCTGATGGCCCGCCTCCAGGATCTGGAGAAGCAGATCAACGACATCCTGCTGTTTGCCCGCAATGGCGACAATCAGGTGGTCACCCCCATCTCGGTACAGGGCTTGCTGGCTGAAGTGCAGGCTGGTGCCGAGGCTTTCTGTCAGCAACAGGGCTGCGAACTGCACATGGAGGCGCCGGAGCCCGATCTCTGCCTGCTGGCCAACAGCAGTGCGCTGGCGGGAGCCATCAACAACCTGATAGCCAATGCTCAGCAGGCAGGGGCCACCTCGCTGCTGGTCAGCGCGGTGCGCAGTGGTGCCCGGGTGGAGATGCGGGTCATCGACAATGGCAAGGGGATCCCTTCCCATCAGCTCGGTCAGGTATTCGAACCCTTCTTTACCACTCGCTCCCAAGGCACTGGCCTCGGGTTGGCGGTGGTGCAATCCGTCGTGCGTGCCCATCAGGGGGAGGTCGGTGTGGCCTCGGTTCCCGGTGAAGGCACCTGTTTTACTCTGTCGTTCCCCCTGCATCAGCAACCGGTGCAGCTTGGAGGTGTAGCATGA
- the aceA gene encoding isocitrate lyase, with amino-acid sequence MALTREQQIQAIEKDWAENPRWKGIKRGYSAEDVVNLRGSLQPVHTLAQRGADKLWGLIHGDAKKGYVNCLGALTGGQAVQQAKAGIEAIYLSGWQVAADNNLSSTMYPDQSLYPANSVPSVVERINNSFARADQIQWANKVGPQDEGFIDYFLPIVADAEAGFGGVLNAFELMKGMIEAGAAGVHFEDQLASVKKCGHMGGKVLVPTQEAVQKLVAARLAADVCGTTTLVIARTDANAADLLTTDADPYDADFLTGERTAEGFYKVRAGIDQAIARGLAYAPYADMVWCETAKPDLDEARKFAEAIKAKFPDRILAYNCSPSFNWKKNLDDATIARFQQELSDMGYKYQFITLAGIHNMWFHMYELAYQYARGEGMKHYVEMVQEPEFAAASRGYTFVAHQQEVGTGYFDKVTTVIQGGQSSVTALTGSTEEDQFH; translated from the coding sequence ATGGCACTGACCCGTGAGCAACAGATCCAGGCTATCGAGAAAGACTGGGCGGAAAACCCCCGCTGGAAAGGGATCAAGCGCGGCTACAGCGCCGAAGACGTGGTGAATCTGCGCGGCAGCTTGCAGCCGGTTCACACCCTGGCTCAGCGCGGTGCCGACAAGCTGTGGGGTCTGATCCACGGCGACGCCAAGAAAGGCTACGTCAACTGCCTCGGCGCCCTGACCGGTGGTCAGGCAGTGCAGCAGGCCAAGGCGGGGATCGAGGCGATCTACCTCTCCGGCTGGCAGGTGGCGGCGGACAACAACTTGTCCTCCACCATGTATCCGGATCAGTCCCTCTACCCGGCCAACTCGGTACCGTCCGTGGTGGAGCGCATCAACAACTCCTTCGCCCGTGCCGACCAGATCCAGTGGGCCAACAAGGTAGGACCTCAGGATGAGGGCTTTATCGACTACTTCCTGCCGATCGTGGCCGATGCTGAAGCCGGTTTCGGCGGCGTGCTGAACGCCTTCGAACTGATGAAGGGGATGATTGAAGCGGGCGCCGCTGGCGTGCACTTCGAAGATCAGCTCGCGTCCGTCAAGAAGTGTGGTCATATGGGCGGCAAGGTGCTGGTACCGACTCAGGAAGCGGTGCAGAAGCTGGTTGCCGCTCGTCTGGCAGCCGATGTATGCGGCACCACCACCCTGGTGATCGCCCGTACCGACGCCAACGCCGCTGACCTGCTGACCACCGACGCCGACCCGTACGATGCAGACTTCCTGACTGGCGAGCGCACTGCCGAAGGGTTCTACAAGGTACGTGCCGGTATCGATCAGGCCATCGCTCGCGGTCTGGCTTACGCCCCCTACGCCGACATGGTGTGGTGTGAGACCGCCAAGCCGGACCTGGACGAAGCGCGTAAATTTGCCGAAGCGATCAAGGCCAAGTTCCCGGATCGCATCCTGGCCTACAACTGCTCCCCTAGCTTCAACTGGAAGAAGAATCTGGACGATGCCACCATCGCCCGCTTCCAGCAGGAGCTCTCCGACATGGGCTACAAGTACCAGTTCATCACCCTCGCAGGTATCCACAACATGTGGTTCCACATGTACGAGCTGGCCTACCAGTACGCCCGTGGCGAAGGGATGAAGCACTACGTCGAGATGGTGCAGGAGCCGGAATTTGCCGCCGCCAGCCGTGGCTACACCTTCGTGGCCCACCAGCAGGAGGTCGGTACCGGTTACTTCGACAAGGTGACCACCGTCATTCAGGGTGGCCAATCCTCGGTCACCGCGCTGACCGGCTCCACCGAAGAAGATCAGTTCCACTAA
- the aceB gene encoding malate synthase A yields the protein MSAPAQTHCSARLRIQGEMLSEYAQILTPDAVALVSELVERFAPQRGELLKQRVARQARIDGGELPDFLPETAHIREGDWTIRGIPADLQDRRVEITGPVERKMVINALNANVKVFMADFEDSLAPAWNKVIEGQINLRDAVNGTISYTSPEGKAYTLTPNPAVLICRVRGLHLPEKHVTFDSEPIPGGLFDFALYFLHNYQALLAKGSGPYFYVPKLQSHLEGRWWSEVFAWTEDKFGLPRGTIKATVLIETLPAVFEMDELLYQMKDHIVALNCGRWDYIFSYIKTLKNHPDRVLPDRQMVTMDKPFLSAYSRLLIKTCHKRGALAMGGMAAFIPAKDAAVNEQVFAKVKADKEREANNGHDGTWVAHPGLADTAMAVFNATIAAGAKNQIGVLREQDAPITAADLLAPCEGERTEAGMRTNIRVALQYLEAWINGNGCVPIYGLMEDAATAEISRTSIWQWIRHGKSLSNGKVVTKELFRQMLAEELEVVKAEVGTARWQAGRFAEASDLMEEITCADTLIDFLTLPGYERL from the coding sequence ATGTCGGCACCGGCTCAGACCCACTGCAGCGCCCGCCTTCGCATCCAGGGCGAGATGCTATCCGAATACGCGCAAATTCTGACGCCGGACGCGGTGGCTCTGGTCTCCGAACTGGTGGAACGTTTTGCTCCCCAAAGAGGGGAATTGCTGAAACAACGTGTGGCACGCCAGGCCCGTATCGATGGCGGCGAGCTGCCGGACTTCCTGCCGGAAACAGCCCACATCCGTGAAGGTGACTGGACCATTCGCGGCATTCCCGCCGACCTGCAAGACCGCCGTGTGGAGATCACCGGCCCGGTCGAGCGCAAGATGGTGATCAACGCCCTCAACGCCAACGTCAAGGTGTTTATGGCGGACTTCGAGGATTCACTGGCTCCAGCCTGGAATAAGGTGATCGAGGGCCAAATCAACCTGCGCGATGCGGTCAACGGCACCATCTCTTACACCAGTCCGGAAGGAAAGGCATACACCCTGACCCCCAATCCGGCGGTGCTCATCTGCCGGGTGCGTGGTCTGCACCTGCCGGAAAAGCATGTCACTTTCGATAGCGAACCGATCCCCGGCGGCCTGTTCGATTTTGCCCTCTACTTCCTGCACAACTATCAGGCGCTGCTGGCCAAAGGCTCGGGCCCCTACTTCTACGTGCCCAAGTTGCAGAGCCATCTGGAAGGGCGTTGGTGGAGCGAGGTGTTCGCCTGGACCGAGGACAAGTTCGGTCTGCCCCGTGGCACCATCAAGGCCACCGTGCTGATTGAAACCCTGCCAGCCGTATTCGAGATGGATGAGCTGCTCTATCAGATGAAGGATCACATCGTTGCGCTGAACTGCGGCCGTTGGGACTACATCTTCAGCTATATCAAAACCTTGAAGAACCATCCGGATCGGGTACTGCCTGATCGTCAGATGGTGACCATGGACAAGCCGTTCCTCTCCGCCTACTCGCGGCTGTTGATCAAGACCTGTCACAAGCGCGGTGCGCTGGCGATGGGCGGTATGGCCGCCTTTATTCCGGCCAAGGATGCCGCCGTCAACGAGCAGGTCTTCGCCAAGGTCAAGGCCGACAAGGAGCGCGAAGCCAACAACGGCCACGACGGTACCTGGGTCGCCCACCCTGGCCTTGCCGATACCGCCATGGCGGTGTTCAACGCCACCATTGCTGCTGGTGCCAAGAACCAGATCGGCGTGCTGCGCGAGCAGGATGCCCCCATCACTGCCGCCGACCTGCTGGCCCCCTGTGAGGGCGAGCGGACCGAAGCAGGCATGCGTACAAATATCCGGGTCGCCCTGCAATATCTGGAGGCCTGGATCAACGGCAACGGCTGCGTGCCCATCTACGGTCTGATGGAAGATGCCGCCACCGCCGAGATCTCCCGCACCTCCATCTGGCAGTGGATCCGCCACGGCAAGAGCCTGTCTAATGGCAAGGTAGTGACCAAGGAGCTTTTCCGCCAGATGCTGGCCGAGGAGCTGGAGGTGGTCAAAGCCGAGGTGGGCACAGCACGCTGGCAGGCAGGACGCTTTGCCGAGGCAAGCGACCTGATGGAAGAGATCACCTGCGCCGATACCCTGATCGATTTTCTGACGCTGCCCGGTTACGAGCGGCTCTGA
- a CDS encoding Nif3-like dinuclear metal center hexameric protein, whose product MISHRKLETVLNHLLEPHAIKDYCPNGLQVEGRERIRKVVTGVTASQALIDAAVAAEADAILVHHGYFWSGEPAQITGMKQRRLKTLLTHDINLFAYHLPLDVHPEVGNNAQLAKLLDIKVRRGLEPWNSKSVAMVGKLEEPMNGADFAKLIADRLGREPLYCGDSGPELIRSVAWCTGGGQSYINLAAEQGIDAFISGEASEQTIHTAREMGMHFYAAGHHATERYGVKALGEWLATVHGLDVTFIDIDNPV is encoded by the coding sequence ATGATCTCTCATCGAAAACTCGAAACCGTACTGAACCATCTGCTCGAACCTCACGCCATAAAGGATTACTGCCCCAACGGCTTGCAAGTGGAGGGGCGCGAGCGCATTCGCAAGGTGGTGACCGGTGTCACCGCCAGTCAGGCGCTTATCGACGCGGCGGTGGCTGCCGAGGCCGATGCTATTCTGGTCCATCACGGCTACTTCTGGAGCGGTGAACCGGCCCAGATCACCGGCATGAAGCAGCGTCGGCTCAAGACCCTGCTGACCCACGATATCAACCTGTTTGCCTACCATTTACCGCTGGATGTCCATCCCGAGGTGGGTAACAACGCCCAGCTCGCCAAGCTGCTCGACATCAAGGTGCGTCGCGGTCTGGAGCCGTGGAACAGCAAGAGCGTCGCCATGGTGGGCAAGCTGGAAGAGCCGATGAATGGGGCCGACTTTGCCAAGCTGATTGCCGATCGCCTTGGCCGCGAACCACTCTATTGTGGCGACAGCGGCCCCGAGCTTATCCGTTCCGTAGCCTGGTGCACCGGTGGCGGTCAGAGCTACATCAATCTGGCGGCGGAGCAGGGCATCGATGCCTTTATCTCTGGCGAAGCCTCCGAGCAGACCATTCACACCGCTCGCGAGATGGGGATGCACTTCTACGCCGCTGGCCATCACGCCACCGAGCGTTATGGTGTCAAGGCGCTGGGGGAGTGGCTGGCGACCGTGCATGGGCTGGATGTCACCTTTATCGATATCGACAATCCGGTCTAG
- the hda gene encoding DnaA inactivator Hda, whose translation MKQPAQLSLAVQLPDDETFVSFYPGNNAHLITALKNAAIGQGSPFLYFWGAKGSGRSHLLHATCAEVNARDAAAAYLSLDQFELLDPSMLDALESLPLVCLDSLEAIAGNAVWERALFDFYNRWQEKGEGTLVVTGCSAPRKLGLQLPDLASRLDWGVSFHLEELDDEGKLSALQLRAELRGFKLPIDVGRFLLNRLSRDMRTLLTTLNQLDNASFRAKRKLTIPFVKEILEL comes from the coding sequence GTGAAGCAACCGGCCCAACTGTCTTTAGCCGTACAACTACCGGATGATGAAACCTTCGTCAGTTTTTATCCCGGCAACAATGCTCATCTGATCACCGCTCTCAAAAACGCGGCCATCGGTCAGGGATCGCCTTTCCTCTATTTCTGGGGAGCCAAGGGATCCGGACGCTCTCATCTGCTCCACGCCACCTGTGCCGAGGTCAACGCCCGCGATGCGGCGGCGGCCTATCTCTCCCTCGATCAGTTTGAACTGCTTGATCCCAGCATGCTCGATGCTCTCGAAAGCCTGCCGCTGGTCTGTCTCGACAGCCTCGAGGCGATCGCCGGCAATGCCGTGTGGGAGCGGGCGCTGTTCGATTTCTACAACCGCTGGCAGGAGAAGGGGGAGGGGACGCTGGTGGTCACCGGCTGCAGCGCACCGCGCAAACTGGGACTGCAACTGCCGGATCTCGCTTCGCGCCTCGACTGGGGTGTCAGTTTCCATCTCGAAGAGCTGGATGATGAAGGCAAGCTCAGTGCCCTGCAGCTGCGTGCCGAGCTGCGGGGCTTCAAATTGCCCATCGATGTGGGCCGCTTCCTGCTCAACCGACTCTCCCGCGATATGCGCACCCTGCTCACCACCCTCAATCAGCTCGACAACGCCTCATTTCGCGCCAAGCGCAAGCTGACCATTCCCTTTGTCAAAGAGATCCTCGAGCTCTGA
- a CDS encoding DUF2066 domain-containing protein, with protein sequence MFKRVVTALCCGLSFMASAAQVTDLYQGKAPTSGDMVAAQGQALGQVLIKVTGKRDILTQPVVVKALAAPGDYVKSYGYQDQDSVKYLKAEFKSDKVNSLVSESQFALLGPARPQMAIWLVVDQGERRLLSDQSSDGWAQALREQAQTLGLPISIPLMDLDDNMAVSATDVWGRFADPILQASQRYGAEMVVLGKLTPEGDKWSIDWGLYGPKAAGEVAELTRGNSTGTQAEVAQGFADTLAAWLVKNYGARISGPATSQTLVVDGLSEVDSMIAVQKMLQGMANVSKVAIGKLEGDQVTFNFTLQGDQAELVRALQLESRLRKVDDNGSGLRYQWSQP encoded by the coding sequence ATGTTCAAACGTGTTGTGACCGCCCTCTGCTGCGGCTTGTCATTCATGGCCTCGGCCGCTCAGGTGACCGACCTCTATCAGGGCAAGGCCCCGACCAGTGGCGACATGGTGGCCGCTCAGGGGCAGGCACTGGGTCAGGTGCTGATCAAGGTGACCGGCAAGCGCGACATCCTCACCCAGCCGGTGGTGGTCAAGGCGCTGGCGGCCCCGGGCGACTATGTCAAAAGCTATGGCTATCAGGATCAGGACTCCGTCAAGTATCTGAAAGCCGAGTTCAAGAGTGACAAGGTCAACAGCCTGGTCTCCGAGAGCCAGTTTGCCCTGCTTGGCCCGGCGCGTCCCCAGATGGCGATCTGGCTGGTGGTGGATCAGGGGGAGCGTCGCCTGCTGTCGGATCAATCCAGCGATGGTTGGGCGCAAGCCTTGCGCGAGCAGGCCCAGACGCTGGGGCTACCCATCAGCATTCCGCTGATGGATCTCGATGACAACATGGCGGTCAGTGCCACCGACGTCTGGGGACGCTTTGCCGACCCGATTTTGCAGGCAAGCCAGCGCTATGGCGCCGAGATGGTGGTGCTGGGCAAGCTGACACCGGAAGGTGACAAGTGGAGCATCGATTGGGGACTCTACGGCCCCAAAGCGGCCGGTGAAGTGGCCGAGCTGACCCGTGGCAATAGCACCGGCACTCAGGCCGAAGTGGCGCAAGGGTTTGCCGATACCCTGGCGGCCTGGCTGGTGAAAAACTACGGTGCCCGTATTTCTGGTCCGGCAACCAGCCAGACCCTGGTGGTAGATGGCCTCTCCGAAGTGGACAGCATGATCGCCGTGCAGAAGATGCTGCAGGGGATGGCCAACGTCAGCAAGGTGGCGATCGGCAAGCTGGAGGGGGACCAGGTCACCTTCAACTTTACTCTGCAAGGGGATCAGGCCGAATTGGTGCGGGCACTGCAGCTCGAGAGTCGTTTGCGCAAGGTTGACGATAATGGCAGCGGTTTGCGTTACCAATGGTCGCAGCCCTGA
- the upp gene encoding uracil phosphoribosyltransferase, translating into MKVVEVKHPLVKHKIGLMREGDISTKRFRELAKEVGSLLTYEATSDFETEKVIIDGWNGPVEVDQIKGKKVTVVPILRAGLGMMDGVLEHMPSARVSVVGIYRDEETLQPVPYFEKIVSNIEERLALVIDPMLATGGSMIATIDLLKKKGCQSIKVLVLVAAPEGIKALEAAHPDVELYCASVDQGLNEKGYIVPGLGDAGDKIFGTK; encoded by the coding sequence ATGAAAGTCGTTGAAGTCAAACACCCCCTGGTCAAACACAAGATCGGTCTGATGCGTGAAGGCGATATCAGCACCAAGCGTTTCCGTGAACTGGCCAAAGAAGTGGGCAGTTTGTTGACCTATGAAGCGACCTCTGACTTCGAAACCGAGAAGGTTATCATCGATGGCTGGAATGGGCCAGTAGAAGTTGACCAGATCAAAGGCAAGAAGGTAACCGTCGTACCCATCCTGCGTGCCGGCCTTGGCATGATGGATGGCGTACTGGAGCACATGCCGAGCGCCCGCGTCAGCGTGGTCGGTATCTACCGCGATGAAGAGACCCTGCAACCGGTTCCCTATTTCGAAAAGATCGTCAGCAACATCGAAGAGCGTCTGGCGCTGGTCATCGATCCGATGCTGGCCACCGGTGGTTCCATGATTGCCACCATCGATCTGCTGAAGAAGAAAGGCTGCCAATCCATCAAGGTGCTGGTACTGGTTGCCGCGCCGGAAGGGATCAAGGCGCTGGAAGCCGCTCACCCTGACGTAGAGCTCTACTGCGCTTCTGTCGACCAGGGGCTGAACGAGAAAGGCTACATCGTGCCGGGTCTGGGCGATGCAGGCGACAAGATCTTCGGTACCAAATAA
- a CDS encoding sigma-54 dependent transcriptional regulator, whose product MTQARILVVEDDNGLREALVDTLLLGGYDCREADSGERALLALSRQPFDMVISDIQMGGMDGVTLLATIRQQYPQIPVLLMTAYANIDGAVRAMREGAIDYLAKPFSPEVLLNQVSRYVPAQKVEKRAVVYGDPKTAELFQLATRVARSEATVMVTGPSGTGKEVLARYIHDNSNRAEQPFVAINCAAIPENMLEATLFGYEKGAFTGAVQGCPGKFEQAQGGTLLLDEITEMDQGLQAKLLRVLQEKEVERLGSRKMIPLDVRVIATSNRDLKKAVQDGLFREDLYYRLNVFPLRWSALNERTGDILPLAEHLLALHASQQGLPTPRLTETSRRRLLAHSWPGNVRELDNVVQRALILSPDGLIDGEHLILEELDEESMESICVERSYGGDRLGSELKQQEHQIILDTLQECNGSRKDVADRLGISPRTLRYKLAQMRDAGIDLPA is encoded by the coding sequence ATGACACAGGCCAGGATCCTGGTAGTTGAAGATGACAATGGCCTGCGCGAAGCGCTGGTGGATACCCTTTTACTGGGGGGCTATGATTGTCGTGAAGCGGACAGTGGCGAGCGGGCTCTGCTGGCGCTCTCCCGTCAGCCGTTTGACATGGTGATCTCCGATATCCAGATGGGGGGGATGGATGGGGTGACGCTGCTGGCCACCATCCGCCAGCAATATCCACAGATCCCCGTGTTGCTGATGACCGCCTACGCCAATATCGACGGTGCAGTTCGTGCCATGCGCGAAGGGGCCATCGATTATCTGGCCAAGCCCTTTTCTCCGGAAGTGCTGCTCAATCAGGTTAGTCGTTATGTACCGGCCCAGAAGGTGGAGAAGCGCGCCGTGGTCTACGGGGATCCCAAAACCGCCGAGCTGTTCCAGCTGGCGACCCGAGTGGCCAGAAGCGAAGCGACCGTGATGGTGACCGGCCCGAGCGGAACCGGCAAAGAGGTGTTGGCCCGTTACATTCACGACAACTCCAACCGCGCCGAGCAGCCTTTCGTCGCCATCAACTGCGCCGCCATTCCGGAAAACATGCTGGAGGCGACCCTGTTTGGCTACGAGAAGGGGGCTTTCACCGGTGCGGTACAGGGGTGCCCCGGCAAGTTCGAGCAGGCGCAGGGGGGCACCCTGCTGCTTGACGAGATCACCGAGATGGATCAGGGGCTGCAAGCCAAATTGCTGCGGGTGTTGCAGGAGAAAGAGGTGGAGCGGCTCGGCAGTCGCAAGATGATCCCGCTGGATGTGCGGGTCATCGCCACCAGCAACCGGGATTTGAAAAAAGCGGTACAGGATGGCCTGTTTCGCGAAGATCTCTACTATCGTCTCAATGTCTTCCCGCTGCGCTGGTCTGCTCTGAACGAGCGGACCGGTGACATTCTGCCGCTGGCGGAACATTTGCTGGCCCTCCATGCCAGCCAGCAGGGGTTGCCGACACCCAGATTGACCGAGACATCACGGAGGAGGCTGCTAGCCCACAGCTGGCCCGGCAATGTGCGGGAGTTGGACAACGTGGTACAGCGCGCCCTGATCCTCAGTCCGGACGGGCTGATCGATGGGGAGCACCTCATTCTGGAGGAGCTGGACGAAGAGAGCATGGAGTCGATCTGTGTGGAGCGCAGTTATGGCGGTGATCGCCTTGGCAGCGAGCTCAAGCAGCAGGAGCACCAGATCATTCTCGACACCCTGCAAGAGTGCAACGGCAGCCGCAAGGATGTCGCGGACCGACTCGGCATCAGCCCGCGCACCCTGCGCTACAAGCTCGCCCAGATGCGGGATGCGGGGATCGATTTGCCCGCCTGA
- the purM gene encoding phosphoribosylformylglycinamidine cyclo-ligase, with translation MTDKTSLSYKDAGVDIDAGNALVERIKGVSKRTRRPEVLGGLGGFGALCQIPAGYKEPVLVSGTDGVGTKLRLAIDLKKHDTVGIDLVAMCVNDLIVQGAEPLFFLDYYATGKLDVDTAAAVVTGIGAGCEQSGCALVGGETAEMPGMYEGEDYDIAGFCVGVVEKSEIIDGSKVGEGDALIALAASGPHSNGFSLIRKILEVSKADVHQPLGDTTLANALLEPTRIYVKPVLKLIKECEIHALSHITGGGFWENIPRVLPANTQAVIDEQSWQWPAVFSWLQQAGNVTRHEMYRTFNCGVGMIIALPANQLEKALTLLKAEGENAWHIGHIAKAADGEEQVVIQ, from the coding sequence GTGACTGACAAAACCTCACTGAGCTACAAGGATGCTGGCGTAGATATCGATGCCGGCAATGCACTGGTTGAACGTATCAAGGGCGTGTCAAAGCGCACTCGTCGTCCTGAAGTCCTTGGTGGTCTTGGCGGCTTTGGGGCCTTGTGTCAAATCCCTGCGGGCTACAAGGAGCCGGTACTGGTCTCCGGTACCGATGGTGTGGGCACCAAGCTGCGGCTGGCCATCGACCTGAAGAAGCACGACACCGTGGGCATCGATTTGGTGGCCATGTGCGTTAATGATCTGATCGTACAGGGCGCCGAGCCGCTGTTCTTCCTCGACTACTATGCGACCGGCAAGCTGGACGTGGACACCGCGGCCGCGGTGGTCACCGGGATCGGTGCCGGTTGCGAGCAGTCAGGCTGTGCCCTGGTGGGCGGCGAGACTGCCGAGATGCCGGGTATGTATGAAGGGGAAGACTACGACATCGCCGGTTTCTGCGTCGGTGTGGTGGAGAAGAGCGAAATCATCGACGGCAGCAAGGTCGGTGAAGGGGATGCCCTGATCGCGCTGGCCGCCAGCGGCCCTCACTCCAACGGCTTCTCCCTGATCCGTAAAATTCTGGAAGTCTCCAAAGCAGACGTGCATCAGCCGCTGGGGGACACCACCCTGGCCAACGCCCTGCTGGAGCCGACCCGCATCTATGTGAAACCTGTGCTCAAGCTCATCAAGGAGTGCGAGATCCACGCCCTCTCCCACATCACCGGCGGTGGCTTCTGGGAGAATATCCCCCGCGTATTGCCTGCCAACACTCAAGCGGTGATCGACGAGCAGAGCTGGCAGTGGCCGGCGGTGTTCAGCTGGCTGCAGCAAGCTGGCAACGTCACCCGTCACGAGATGTATCGCACCTTCAACTGCGGTGTCGGCATGATCATCGCCCTGCCCGCCAACCAGCTGGAGAAGGCGCTGACCCTGCTCAAGGCGGAAGGCGAAAATGCATGGCATATCGGCCATATCGCCAAGGCAGCCGATGGTGAGGAGCAGGTCGTCATTCAATGA